TGCTCTGAGCCAGTTCTGGCTGTCTTCACTCCTCCACTGATAGATGCAAGAGAAATCCTGATAAAGTAATAGACCTTACAGATCACAGCTGATGGCTCAAGATTGAATTTTAACATCAAAATGATGTAATGGGCTTGCAAAGAGAGGTGACCACCTCTACTGGTACTGGTTTATAAATATCTTGCAGTTATATTGctcataaattaaattaaattgcatATAAAGCTTAATAAAGTATTTGTAGGCTAATTTCCAAACCCTGGGGTAGCTGCACACGTCAGAATAGTCTAACTAGgtcagaacagaacagaaaataaaaccacCAAATTTAtatcaatataaaaaaaatactaaatgttAATACTTTATAATTTAAGTGAACTGCTTTATGTTAGCGTTCTCTCTATGGACACAAATTGTTCTACCAGAAAGTTTTTGATTTCTGaaacttttaaaaatcagtGGTGCCATTTCTCTCAAATTTCAAATAATTTAGCACCATCTGCACCATCTGTCTAATGTGTCTAATCTACGTCAGTATGTCTCTCTGTGGGGTAAAAATGCCAGGCCTTGGTCTGAAAGGTTAAATCTAGCCTGTATGTAGAAATAAAGTGCACACTCAGACTATTTTGGTTCTATTTTTCTATCTCAccttaaaatgtgaaaatcttTTACGTCCCACTGGAACCTTAAACCTCATCTCTGATAAACTCATCAGGCTAAGAATAAGGACTTCCTTCACGGTGACTGACAAAATACTGGATACTTTCTGGATCAAATGAAGGCAGAAACGAGGAATAACAAATGCAGGTGACCTGCAGTACCATCACAGCCCACCAGGGAGCACCAGCGCACACTGCTCTGTGGAGTTCAGGAAAATAAAATGCGGATCCTGAAGTGAACTATATAAAAGCACTCCTCTTTGACAGTGgacttcatcttcatcttcatctcacTTACCAGCACATTCACTCTCTCGGCTGCTGCAATGGCAACACTCAGCTTCCTCTCATCTTCCTCCCTTTCCTCTTCAATCACACCCAGCCTGCAACACACAAAGATAAGAAGACATGCTGTTAAGTGAGAAACACTGAGTTTGCAGATTGAACAGGATAAAGCGCAAACAAAATGCATGCTTTAAAAACAGATTATATGAGGTGTGATCAAAACCTTCTGAGAACTGGTTGATAAAAAACTCAAATCTAAAAACTCTTTCCTGATTTCAATTTGGCTCATCTTCTGCGTGTGGTCACCTCGGATCTTGACCTTTCTGGagagcaaacatttttttaaactgacatGAATTAAATGTGGAGAATAATCAATGCTGATGAAAGCTGGGCGTCCAGTTGTAACTGAGCAGTTTTAGCTGTCCACAGTTTACGAGCTCAGATGAAGTGTGCTTTTAAATATGTGTGCTCAACACTGATCGGTTTGTTGTGGGATCAAATTTTAGGTTGCTGTAGAATTTAGCTGCAGATGATGCCTTGGTGCCATTGATCTGGAGCAGTTGTAGTGGTACATGAGCATGATTTACAGGTGTGCAGCTTTTTGTGTAGTGTGAGAAAGAGGAATCAGAGGTCAGAAGATTTTGACACATGGGGGGAGATCCCACTGCACGAGTGCAAGCTGATCGAACATGACTTTCACTGAGAGATCTAAAATAGTAGGTGCTCTCAACACAGTCCAGAGATGCACGACCTTCTGGTTTTAAGCATGAGATCCTCCAAATTTAAAATGGATAAAGATTTTTTCAATTTCTTTAGTCACAGCTTGCGTTTACTTTCAAATGGAACACTCACACATTAATGCACAGACTAACCTGAAGGTGGCGCTGGCAAGCTGCTCCTCACGCATAGCCAGCACATTCCTGAGCTCGTTGACCTCTTCCTGCAGTATTGCATTCTGGTCCTGACTTTGGATGATGAAGTCCTCCAGGCGCTTAGCCATGTCCAGCTCGCGCTCCGTCACCTGCTCTATGCCCAGACGAAGCTCTGACAGCTCCTGAGCATGCTGTAATTACACGTGGGCATCATATAAACTGTAGCATTGGAAGCATGCACTTTACACTGTCACTGTAATATGTAGGAGGCTTGACATACCTTATCCAGTAAGCTGAATTGCTCATTCTCAGTCTTGATCTCGCTCGGCTGTCGGGTGTGGCTGCCTGGTGGGTTGGGGTCCCCGGGTTTAATCCAGGGAACCGGTGCAGGTGCACGCTTGACAGAGACGCTCTGggaaaacatcagcagaaatTCCCTGCGTTATTCCTCTCAGTGAAACTTGGAAACAATATGTGTGCGCTTGCAGGAGCGTGACTGAGAGGTGCTACTTAAGACCCCTgatctgtgtttatgtatgctGTTGTGATATTCCTAGACATAAAAATGTTTCctctgatgattttttttatccacTACTCATAAAACTTGGAACTGGCCATTAAGTGTGGCAAGGATAAGTGTTTGTCCACTTCCAATCAATGCAATGTAATGTTCTGCAATAATGTACGGCTCTCAGGAATTCTATTAATCTGAATATTTTGAGTGCTTCTACAtaacatatttaaatattacacaTCTAGAAACAATCTGATCCAGATTTAACTTGAACAAAAGAAAGGAAGTAACAACGGATGAAAAACCAGCCTGACTGTGATAACAAAATCGTACTTTGTTGTTGATTAGAATATTACAGAGTCACAAATTTATCTGTATTTTGCTGTTACACTGACATTTGCACACTGTAGGATATAAACTGACTCAGATTTaactttattaatttttttctacttttattACAATAAAGTAAAGTTGTTTTGCAAGACTTAAGAAGATACATGTAATGCTTTGTAATTTGTGTCTTTAAACACTTAATGTTGTAATTATATTACAACATTTCTTTCACAGTCAAAAGATACAGTAGAGATatgataaagaaaaacagattcatagtatttctgtataaaatCTAATGAGGTCATGCTTGGTCATTAAAAGTGGCCAAGGTTGTTTATTGTTTAAAGGATTTTGAGTATGAACTATAGCCTCCTGTATGAAAAGCTGAAGTCCTTTTTACATAAACACGAGAACATGAGCTGCACAGCTCAGTTGCTATTATAGGCAGTTCACAGTTCCTGTTTATACTCACAGTATTTGGTGGTGAGATAAGTGGTTGGTTGGGCTCCGCCTCCTGTTCATGGTCAGACGTTGGCAGAGCCTCGGAGCTCGTCTGCCTCTTCATCTCACGTTTTACTTGTGCCGGACGTCTGTGTGGGGCACTCTGAGTTCTGGCGATCGGTTTCCTCCTTTGACTCCTGATATCCACGGTGATTAAACGGATCAGTGTTAATTATTTAAATGCCAATGAACACATTACCCCATGTTTAAAATGTACAGATAAGAGATCCtaaattgaataaaaaaaacaaatgtatctGAGGAAAACTTCATTTGTAATTGAATAGCTTCAGAAAGTCCTTCCTCCACACTGACATTGGGAGGAGCTGTGTCCGACCTCCACTGTGCCCCTTTGAAACTGACAACCCAACCTTTACACCAGAATTATACAGTAATTAGCTAGTGTTGAAATGTGGTCAGTCTCTGAACCTCTTCTTGTTGACACAAAGTTTTGGGGATCTTATAACAGCTTCCGACATCACATCTTGTGCTGTGCTTTAAATTGTGTCAATATATAATCATTCATCATCAATACAGAAAAAATGGGAGCTGTCACAGTTTGCCTTAGACATACAGACATCATACCTGTTGTCACGTGTGCTCTTGGATTCCTGAGGAATATGCTGGAGAGACGACTGGAGAGGGCTGTACTTGCTCAAGTCCTTAGGAGGAATATACGCTGGCTTGATGTGTCCTGTTTGGCTGCAGGAATAGCACTGTTTTAGTAACACGCAGCAGAACTAATATAATGGACAAATCACACAAATCAACATACCTGTTAATATCTATCCGAGGTGCTTCAGGGCCTAGTGACTCTGTTATTTGGTTCAGAATTGAAGGCAGAGGGTGCAGCTTGTCAACTGTTTCCTGAGGGAGAAACAAGTAACATGTTAACATTCATTTATACACAAAGCATGAAATAAGCATGTTTATATAGTGAACGGATGCATAATTGCTTCTGGTAAACTTGAGAGAAAAACTACATCTATGACCAAACATCACAGCGATGCATATCACACATACCACATTTTTTCTACAAGGCCTTTAACCTCTTTAAGATTATTTCCTTCTGTATCTGTAGTTCACTATTAATAGTTTTACTTAGGTCACCTGACAGTCACTGCCTTTTTTTTGTACACTTACTAAATTCAGGATTTAAAAAGAGGGgtcagaaacataaaaataatatctTCTAATAATATCCTTCTATTTATGTAATTCTTGTGACTTCATCTGCAGTATCCCCATAGTCCACTTGGGGGCCACAGGAAACGCTTTTGGAAACACTCCTGTACAGCCTCCATCTTGTCATCACAGTCTTAGAGGTGAGAATTAGTGCATTTCACCATGTATAACTGATAATTGGAACTGAAGTTATCTTCATATAAATTCTATAATTATAAGTATCCCCCCGATAGCTGATTATAAATTGTCTTCCACTGTGGTTAAGCTAGCTAGTGGAGCCATGCAATGCAAGAGTTACACAAACCTTTAAAACTAACTACCAAACTGGACTCATGTTTGCCTGCCTACCTGGTCCTTCTGGTAGATGATGTCCACCAGCAGTCCATGGAGCACAGCCAAACGCAGAGGCAAATCCACATAGCCATCAAAGGATGTCATTGCAATCTCAGTGTCTCCACTCGACACTGTTTGTAGGAAGCCTCTCATTCCATCCCAGTGCTGCTCCAGGAATTCATTCATGAAGAGCATGTactcctccttttccccgaaccTAAgtaagaacaacaaatttaatTTACTTTAGGTATTTATTTTaggccctttattgtcattgtacatgtgcaACAAAAAAATATCTTTATGCATATTCCCAGATTATGTCTTTCAGTatgccaaaacaaacaaacaaacagtaaacaaTCTGCTCAGGAACAAATGCACAAATGCGACATAACCCACTCACAAGGTGAAGTTGGCCAGATTCTGGATGACTTTGGCTGTCAACGTAAGGGTACGCAGGGTGTTTGGCTCCGGGTACGGTTGCGTCAGACCAAAAAGGGAAGGACTGAGGATAGCAGGACACAAGAAACGAAGGAAGAGGGAAGCAGAGATAAGCCGATGGCCAATCTCCGGTTTGCCCTGGTCTTCACACACCTCCACCCAGCTGGAGAAGATCCTGTTTAACTCTTCAGGAAAAGGCCTAGAGGAAAGAAGCATGTCAAGTATGAGATCTCTGAATGTGAGAGATGCCCAATTGTATTGTATGTTAAGCTGATTTCTCTCACCCATGGAGCTCAATGATCTTCTGCACCACCTCCTCACAGGTTTCCCTCAAGTGCTTCTGGTTGCTTGACAGTTCAGCCGCAGGACATTTACGAGGGTCAACTTCACAGTTCTCAGTCGATGCATATAGACGGTTGATAAATTCCCCTGCATTGAAAAGAAAGGATAGAGTTCAGGAAACCCCAATACAGTCAAATATAAGCAGCCACCTATACGACTGATCTGCCATACCTAGTGTGTCAATTAGGTACTTCTGACCAACTAACTTCATATATTCATCTATAGCTTTAGTGGCCAGTGTGTTCTCTCTGAAGATCATTGCTTCTTTTTCTCCAAGACGCTCCACCTCATCGTTGCCCAAATCAATGAGGAATTCCTAAGGAATACAAATATACTTCTGATTATGCtttctgttgtatttttaatacatattgtgaaaaaaataatgtttgatTCGTAAATTGCATTAAAATTTTCAAAAATGTATGCTCATTCTCCACCTTGGCTTTGCCGATGCTCTGGAGTACGTGGACCAGAGCTCctgccaactcttctttctCCTTCACATTCAGAAGTGGCTCCAAGTTTCTGCACATTTCTACATAATCCACAGTCACATACTCGGCAAACTCTTTGTATTTCTCCATCGGCAGAACTTGCAAGTTCTGGAAACGGGCCTTGATGCGGAGTGAAGCCTGAGGACCCAGAGGTTCTTTGTTCCCTGCTGAACCTGACACCTTGTATGGAGTGATGGGGTACCACTTCTCCTGATATGTCCTCCCTCGAATGTCAGCTAGAGGTATGGTCACGCTTCCCAGAGGGTGTAGGCTGGAGTCGTCTCGGGAATGACGCTTTTTCTTGGGGTCTTCTTCCCGGAAGAGGTGCAGGCTGATTTGGGAGATACAAGGCAGGTTGTCGAGCTCAAAGAATTCACCCCAGAAGAGTTGGCACCCTCCAGTCGCACCTCCACTGGCCCCCAGGCCTCCCGAAGACCCAGCAGAGCCATCTCCTGCCAGGCTGGAACGGTTCGGCAGCTTGCCAACAGCTCTGCTGGTGGTGCGGGCGAATAAGGTCCCATCCAGGTGTACCTCACAGTAATAACGCTTTTTGGGTGGCAGATC
This sequence is a window from Oreochromis niloticus isolate F11D_XX linkage group LG6, O_niloticus_UMD_NMBU, whole genome shotgun sequence. Protein-coding genes within it:
- the rasal3 gene encoding ras GTPase-activating protein nGAP isoform X2 yields the protein MIGFKRWIVCGGNLECSPDHGGQLGPRPKTQDGGVRGLIKRRLENKAKRNSNTQLNQQGLNKGRRLYESRESVSIPVSPVGTLDLSADTSTVIRPVHSSILGEKYCFEVINSENTHCFGCSSAAERDRWIEDLRRAAQPNKDNIERTENSLCLWVNEAKDLPPKKRYYCEVHLDGTLFARTTSRAVGKLPNRSSLAGDGSAGSSGGLGASGGATGGCQLFWGEFFELDNLPCISQISLHLFREEDPKKKRHSRDDSSLHPLGSVTIPLADIRGRTYQEKWYPITPYKVSGSAGNKEPLGPQASLRIKARFQNLQVLPMEKYKEFAEYVTVDYVEMCRNLEPLLNVKEKEELAGALVHVLQSIGKAKEFLIDLGNDEVERLGEKEAMIFRENTLATKAIDEYMKLVGQKYLIDTLGEFINRLYASTENCEVDPRKCPAAELSSNQKHLRETCEEVVQKIIELHGPFPEELNRIFSSWVEVCEDQGKPEIGHRLISASLFLRFLCPAILSPSLFGLTQPYPEPNTLRTLTLTAKVIQNLANFTLFGEKEEYMLFMNEFLEQHWDGMRGFLQTVSSGDTEIAMTSFDGYVDLPLRLAVLHGLLVDIIYQKDQETVDKLHPLPSILNQITESLGPEAPRIDINSQTGHIKPAYIPPKDLSKYSPLQSSLQHIPQESKSTRDNRSQRRKPIARTQSAPHRRPAQVKREMKRQTSSEALPTSDHEQEAEPNQPLISPPNTSVSVKRAPAPVPWIKPGDPNPPGSHTRQPSEIKTENEQFSLLDKHAQELSELRLGIEQVTERELDMAKRLEDFIIQSQDQNAILQEEVNELRNVLAMREEQLASATFRLGVIEEEREEDERKLSVAIAAAERVNVLEEQFAGLLRDLQQLSEAYKSSQNNTQHPEKPLNTT
- the rasal3 gene encoding RAS protein activator like-3 isoform X1, with the translated sequence MGTEEKDPEPAAQPASKEQGSPEKENEPPQTSETSDPLNTYKWHTGSKGTLNEQKEEGEGTPASSTSTMEKIQKASSNKWSKMQNWRKALSEDPGEKNSTNGKSSDAAKPEKASGGTRKNPFRRALSEPPGSLFAALSPANSAHAASSSAAATSAGTEASGAASSDPSQKGGGGALFKKYLRTVSQKLKKPKLQPRNSTPSLAGLNEVVPTPAGASELSRLQWVPPQEVPLWDISNCCLEDGQILISPEEEPTMWTRNRVSSCLSNLSMQNLVDIDTECSPDHGGQLGPRPKTQDGGVRGLIKRRLENKAKRNSNTQLNQQGLNKGRRLYESRESVSIPVSPVGTLDLSADTSTVIRPVHSSILGEKYCFEVINSENTHCFGCSSAAERDRWIEDLRRAAQPNKDNIERTENSLCLWVNEAKDLPPKKRYYCEVHLDGTLFARTTSRAVGKLPNRSSLAGDGSAGSSGGLGASGGATGGCQLFWGEFFELDNLPCISQISLHLFREEDPKKKRHSRDDSSLHPLGSVTIPLADIRGRTYQEKWYPITPYKVSGSAGNKEPLGPQASLRIKARFQNLQVLPMEKYKEFAEYVTVDYVEMCRNLEPLLNVKEKEELAGALVHVLQSIGKAKEFLIDLGNDEVERLGEKEAMIFRENTLATKAIDEYMKLVGQKYLIDTLGEFINRLYASTENCEVDPRKCPAAELSSNQKHLRETCEEVVQKIIELHGPFPEELNRIFSSWVEVCEDQGKPEIGHRLISASLFLRFLCPAILSPSLFGLTQPYPEPNTLRTLTLTAKVIQNLANFTLFGEKEEYMLFMNEFLEQHWDGMRGFLQTVSSGDTEIAMTSFDGYVDLPLRLAVLHGLLVDIIYQKDQETVDKLHPLPSILNQITESLGPEAPRIDINSQTGHIKPAYIPPKDLSKYSPLQSSLQHIPQESKSTRDNRSQRRKPIARTQSAPHRRPAQVKREMKRQTSSEALPTSDHEQEAEPNQPLISPPNTSVSVKRAPAPVPWIKPGDPNPPGSHTRQPSEIKTENEQFSLLDKHAQELSELRLGIEQVTERELDMAKRLEDFIIQSQDQNAILQEEVNELRNVLAMREEQLASATFRLGVIEEEREEDERKLSVAIAAAERVNVLEEQFAGLLRDLQQLSEAYKSSQNNTQHPEKPLNTT